The Passer domesticus isolate bPasDom1 chromosome W, bPasDom1.hap1, whole genome shotgun sequence genome contains the following window.
ATATTCCGCATAAACCGAACACCCaattggggatacaagcatcataatgTCACCCTAGGACATGGTGGCAGCGAATTCTTCCTGCGGTAGGAGCAATGTGACCATTTCCCTCCAATCCcaagagcaggagagagagaagagctgagcccagcccctcacccccCAGCCAAAATCTCCTGGTATCTCTGCCCTTCCAAAAGAAAGCCCCTCATCTaagaggctgcagccagctgcacCCCTTCCCCCCACTTTGGCCTCTTATTTTGTCTCTCTTTAGTACGAGTCATTATTTTCTCTTAGGCAACAGATGggagaaaattccctgagagaaaggaaaaaaacccaaaaaaatctaACCTCCAACAGATGATCAGTAGCTCTATAGTAAACCTAAGTGTAGGAAGGAGGCACAATATGATACTTTAATCTAGACTATAGACAGGCTTTAGTGCTAGAGACAAAATGAACTGTTTCTGAGGTCTTGTGGTTTTGTCAGTCTGTAAACCTACAGACAAGATATGCTGGGAAACAAGAGGTGCTGGGAAAAATTTATGCCTATGGTAATTCAGGTAGCTCTTATTCTGTTACTTATGTTGCTGTTAGAAGTAGTGGTTATGATCCTGatataatttatcttttttctcctttcctttcccttctatCCCTGGCCAGTATGACTTCtcactggaaaagaaaacaattgaATGGGCTGAAGATATCAAAAAAATTGAAGCTGCCCAGAGAGAAGCTGAACACAAGGCACTAGAAGCACTAGCAAAATCAAAAGCAGCTTCAGAGGACATCACCAAAATGGGGTTCTCAGAGGGACCTTTCTCTGAAGTCACGCCTCCTCCTATTAACCCCATCCTCGCTAGCCTGCAGCACAATAATATTCTTACTCCCACACCAGCCAACAGCAGTGCTGTGAAGCAAAAGGTTCTCAGTCCACCTCATCCAAAAGCAGACTTCAACCCAGCTGATTTTGAGTGTGAAGAAGACCCTTTTGACAAACTGGAATTAAAAACTATCAATGATaaggaagaattaaaaaatatcctTGAAATTCATATTGGTACTACTAGGCCAATTGTTGCCCAGCTATTAGATAATACTTTGCCCGAAGTAGAGTCTGAGTCTGTGTTGCAAGATGAGAAAGTTCTGACATCCATAGAAAGGGCTACATTGGACTTCAAACCCCTTCACAAACCAAATGGCTTTATCAATTTACCGCAGTTGGGAAACTGTGAAAAGATGTCCTTGTCTtccaaggtgtccctgtcccctatCACTTCAGTGAGCAATATCAAATCCCTGTCCTTTCCAAAACTTGACTCCGATGAGAGTGATCAAAAATCATCAAAGCTTATGAGCACTTTCCACAGCACTACCTGTTTCAGCAATGACACTTTGCTCAGCTCTTTGCAGACCTGTGCTCAGAGTAAAACAAGTGAACTGAATGGACACCATGTGGTGAGTCTTTCTGATCTAAATGAGGACAGTGGCATGGAGACATCAACATTATCTTCTTCATCCAGACTGCCTTCTCTGGCTGCATCAACAGTTTGTACAGAAGAATCATCTCAAAGCACAGCGATTATGGTAAACACACAGTGGATTAGAGTTGGGGTTGCTGGGGAGATGTGGAGTTGTGAAGGTGCGGAGACAGATCTTGCTTCTAAAATGTCCTGTGGTTAAGTTCATTTAATGGAAGAGATGTGTAGATCATGTGTGGTAGTTCCTCTTAATTTATATTGCAAATTGATCAATTAAACAGGTCTTCATGCTGGCAGTTCTGAAACTCAGATTATTACTTCACATGTTCCCCTAAATCTGATATTTTTAGACCAGTTATGGtggttttgctttcagctttttGGTACTTGTTCATAGTTGCACACCATTGAGCTAAGCATATGAGATCTTTGTACAGTCCCGTGTTTTGTCTTATCCAACTGAGATATATAAGATTCTGAACTGCTCTTAGGTTTTGAATTAAATCTCTTCTAGATTTGTTCCTTGGTTTGCTTATATATTAACTGGAAATAGTGTAAATGCCAGCTTTTCAAGGAATAGAAGCAATCACAAATTAAAAAACACATGTACTTTGTCACTTGGGAGAAAAAGTGCTTGCAGTTAAACTGGAGTGAAAGAATTGTCttttttaacatttaatttatttattttctttgtgagattctttttaaaatttaccatCTTCCTTGGAAAGGAGGGAGCAAGGATTGCTTTCTGAATACTAAAAGCAGTCCAGAGGAAAATTTTGGATCACTAATGTTACAGTTGGTTGCTGTACAGCTCTGAGACAGGAATTTGatgtttcatttcttcaaaCTTGTAGCAAgttccaaaattattttggggACACTTAACTTCATGCCAGTTATTGTCTAGGAATAAGAGCAGAAATTTGAGTAAGTGTTGAGGTTAGAACCCAGCTAGCAACCAAGCTCCAGGCAGCCACTCGGACCACTTCCCTGCCAGCAGGATTAGAGAGACAATCAGAAGCAGACAAGCAAAAAAGGCCTTGATGCTGTGCAAATGCTACTCAGtaataacaaaaacatttctATGTTATCAATGTTGTTTTctgcacaaatccaaaacatacTAGTCCATACTAGCtcctatgaagaaaattaactctaccccagtCAAAACCAGTACATTCTGCCCCTTATTTCTGTTTTGGTGTGAAAACATGGGTGTTTgttaaggaaggcaggagactCCCTTGAAATAGagaatgtaaaccccctccctctgaattattataattttgaaattaaggcgctctcaggcaaagatatgggcaTAGGAacaacagttctttattagggaagaaaattcaaataaaacaaaaatgcagCAATACAAAACAATACTGACAGAGTGAGAATATGACCTGAtgccctgttggtcagggtgttggtagcagttcAATTAAATGGTAGCTGCAGTCCTCTTGGAGTgacagatgtggttctgttgaagcagtgatcatGTAGAAGGGTTTTCCTCTGGagatccagtggtggtgtagatgggcctggtcttcctctgggaatccagtaggaaaaggctgcctgtggtgttccaaatatcagattatatccaggtagcaatgtttggctcctccccctggacAGAGCATCATacaatgggatgatggaattttatcagtcatgcagtgagactcgatggcccattaacagaagatattttCTGGAGGAAGGATTGGttatggaagagataaagaaaactgccccacctGCTTTTAACAGGtggcccaattaacagaagataattgccccacctctaacagatggcaatagaatacacacccccAGCCACATCTTGCATTTCTATCTTAAGACAATTCAACAGTGTTTACATAATGTGCAGGTCTTACACTATCCAATACAAGCTCATTAACCACCCCACTCCTTCCCATTCTTTGATATAATACACAGATATCATTCCCTTAGTCTGCAGGTCAGGAGCTTTTAAGGCTTCTCTCCTCCATAGGTTTATGTGGTTTCTGTTTGTCTTGGTTTCAGCTGGAGTAGagttaatttcttttcagtagctgttacagtgctgtgttttggattcagaATGAGAATAGTATTGATAACACAGCAGTGTTTTAGGTTTTTGTTAAGTCATGTTTATCCTTAGTCAAGGActccttttttccttgtttcatGCTCTGCCAGCAAGGAGATTCACAAAAGAAACTGGGAGGGAGCATAGCTGGGACAGGTAActcaaactgaccaaagggatatttcaAACCTTAGAATATCATGCTCTGTATGTAAACTACGGGGAGTTACCCAGAAGGTTGGCCAATCTGGGTTCAGGAAGGAAGGCGGGGGGGGGTCTGGCATAAATCAGTAGGTCTTGAGTAATTGCATTTTGCATCacttgttttttccctttttattatcattatcataATTTGCCATTATTGctgtattttactttattttcagtAATTCAACTGTTCTTTTCTCAAGTTACAAGTTTTACTTTGATTCTTTTTCCCATTCCGCTGGGGTGGaatggcggggggggggggggttgagCAAGTGGCTGCATGGTGTTTAATTTCCAACTGGGCTTAAACCATGACACTGTTACAGTAATTCCTGTAACATACAACTCAAATAATGCCTGGCAACAATTTAAAGGTGCATCCATTACAGTCTCCACCCCTGGTCCTTTTGGGCCAGTTTATAGCGTTTAACATTGCAATGAACTCCCCTTGTTTCCAGACTGGCTGCAACAAGGGGTTTCCTGCTAGAGTCCACCATTATTAGTCCCCATTGTAGTCCTTCATGGCTGCAGGGGGACAGCTTcctcaccatggtctgcaccaTGGATTGCAAGGAATCCTTGTTTCCCCTGCTCTAgcatggggtccctcccatgggagacagtcCTCCACAAACTTCTCCAATATGGGTCCCTCCCATGAGTTGCAGTTCTTCATAAACTGCTCCTGTGTGGGTCTCTCATGGGCTTACAAatcctgccagcaaacctgctcctgTATGGGCTCTTCTTtccacaggtcctgccaggagcctgctccagtgctggcttctcatgggatcacagtCTCCTTTGGGTATCCACATGCTCCTGTGTGAGGCTCCttcacaggctgcaggtggatctctgctcctgTGTAGACTCATCCATAGGTCACAGTCCCTTCAACTTGAGTTCACACTGGAGTTCCAGCCTGTCCAttacagcagcagtgccctggcaatctgccagcccaggcacatCACCATTGCTGCTATCTAAACACTCCTAGGCACCATACAGTGAGGTGATGAGCAGCACAGCACTACAGCAAGCAGAGGAAGCAAAAACCAGCCACTAGTGATCACTAAACTCTAAACAGGTCAGGCAAGCAAGCCCATGGCAAGCACAGGAGCCTGCCAATTAATAAACAGCACTAACAGCTATAAATTTGTCCTAGCACATTCCAATAAAATCTGTTATCTTGAACCCTTTGATCCCCATGCTGAGTGCCAAAAAGtactgttgtggtttaaccccaacCAGTAAccaagccccacacagccatTTGCTCATTCCCCTGCCAGTGGGATTGtggagagaattggaagggtAAAAGCTAGAAAACTTGTGAGTTGAGATAGACAGTTTACtaaggaaagcaaaagctgtgtgCACAAGCCAAGCAacacaaggaattaattcactacttcccatgggcaggcaggtgttcagctaTTTTACAGCTGTGAAATGACACATAACAATTACTTGTGAATATAAACgccatcactccaaatgtctcccccttttctccttcttcccctgtctttatatactgagcatgatgtcataGGGTATGGAACATCCCTTTTGTCAGTTGTGGTTAGATGTCTTAGCTGTGTCTCCTCACAATTTCTTGTGCATCCCCATTCTCCTCACTGGCAGGGTGGtacaagaagcagaaaaggccttgacaCTGTGCAAACCCTGCTCAACagtaataataaaaaccccctCTATGTTATCAACAGTCTGTCCAGCACACAACCTTATACTAGGTACTGTGAAAAAAGCTAAcaaccccagccaaaaccagcacatcaGTAAGCTTGTTATTTTTTTGCCCTAAAGAACCTGAACACCAGTACTCATGAAGCCTAGTGAAAGCTGTATGGTCAAATCCTCTAGCAGGCTCTAAAATAATCTGGCTGTTTCTGTCCAATATAAATGATGTTTCAGTGGTTCTGTGGCTTTACTGACATACTACAGGCTTTTGTGACACCATGTGCTCTGAAACAAGTgacactgctgctctcctgttCTCTCATCTCTTTTCAGACTTAGGTAAATGCATTATTGATTGTGAATTACAGTATTCTGACAACTAGTGTATTTTTCAGCACAGGAGAACAGCTGTTTATTGATTACTAGAACAAATTTAATACAGTAAACTTTGGCAGAAACAGCAGCATGCTGAGCAACTGCTCACTGTTACAGATCATAGGTTTGAGGGGTGACTATCCTCGTATGTAGCTCAGAGGTGAAAACTTAAAGTATGACACATCTCTAGTGGTTAATATGAAAGATCGCTTACAACTAGATGACCACATTTTCACGCTTGACTATTCAAATCTCTATGGTGGATTAGAACCTATTAAAGACTAAGACCGAAGGTATATTCTCAAGAATGCTGTAAGGAAAGATACAAACTGATAAACAAAAAATAGTTGTATTAGGAGAAGTAATAAAGATCTTCATTTGAAACTGTTTCTGTTTTGGAAGAAGCAAACCAAGAAATAGGTATGCCAACAGAACTAGACTTCAGAATGTACTTGTTTCATATTTCCACAATATGGTCCCAGTGACTGGAAAAGGACACCTGAGTTGCAGGAaattgaatcacagaatcatttaggttggaaaagacctttaagatcattgaatCCAACCTTTGACCTATCACCATCTTGTCAACTagaccagagcactgagtgccatgtccagttcTTCCTTGGACATGGTTTGCAAATGTAACAAAAATTTGAAATTGTAATTGAAGTAAATGTAACAAAAGTCCTCAGAATGTGAAAATCATAGAAGGAAGTCACAGTCATCTCTGTGACTGGGAGCAGAAGGGGCATGTCTCCCTTCAAGGTTACACAAGAATAACCCTGTCCTTTTTAAAAAGCCTCAGAACAATTATATGTCCCAGTGTATTTCACAGTGGTTTTtatatagaattttttttcttacaagaCTAGAAATTGTAACTTTGGATTTGGAGTTTCCATTGGAGTTTATACTTTACCAGTGAATTTGATCTAGGGTTCTTTGGATAGAAATAAACTTGTGATTCTCTGAGACAGCATTGATTCTATTCTGGGTGGTCCCCTCTCCTGAGTGTGTttatggtgggttttttttggtttttttgtcttggttgtttgattttgtttgggttttgtttttttttaagctcaCTAGTTTGCTTTTTGCAGCATTGGCAGAGGGGAGAAATGATGAGTGAAGTCATCAGGTTGGAATTAAACAAAGCTGATCACAGACCTTATTAGTATGATGCATTTAAAGAAATCTGGTTGCTGGAGAATGGGGCGTTCCTGGTAGACCATTCAGAATATATATTGCTGCAGTAGCATGATGTATGCAGGCACACCAGCTGCAGACAGGGCTTGTGGCCTATAAAGTCCCTAAAAGTAAGCACAGTGTACAAGTACATACTGAAAGCAATGTATGTTTGCTTCTTGAAAGACACTGAAATGCAAGTTTGAAATGTAAGGGGGCATGACTGCTGAATGACCAGTCCTAGCTTTGTCCCCCAAAATTTGTTTAGCTGTTTCCCTCCTCCACTGGAAATCGCTGACCTCAAACACAGGTTGTTAAGCTCAAATACATTGAGAAAGAGGAGTTGGTCCTGGAGTCTTGAATGTCTAGTCTAAGAAGCAGTCTTGATTTTCCTGGCTGCAGCATTCATAACAAAGCATCATCCTTCAGTTTGATAACCAGCTGATTTCAGGGCTACTCTAGAACCCCACTTCAGTGTATCCCATATTCTAgtgctttttgctttgcaaaaGTGTCTGGAGAAAGGGGGTGTGTGAAGAGCTTTGAACCCCTCTACCACCATAAGGAGAGGTTCTTGCACAAACCAGTCTATCAGACCAAACATGATTTCTCAGGCTTTGTGTCCTAAAAGATAAATTATTACCCTGGAGATGAAAATGGGTAGAAATGCAGAACAAGGCTTCCCCCCCCCctttcttccctccttccctcccacaATAGATGGAATTTGCCAAAATCCTAACATATAGTCTCAAAATTGTTTTTCTAtgaatagggtttttttttgttgtgatggttttttggtttgtttcgagtttttgtttgtttgtttgcttttttcaaTTTGGGCCCAAAGAAGGCTTTTCTGAAAGATGTAGACAAGCTTTCAAGCAATCTACATTGGCTGAAAAAGATATTAAGGAAAGGCAATAAACATAGGCCCTTGGTCCAAAGTAATTTCTTGCAgtcttttaaaatttgatttaaAATACAGGAAGACTTTGAAATGGATTAATTGAAAAGGGCAGAGTTCTGATTTTGCACTGTGGTTATCTTGGGTAAAGTAATATAAAGTGACGGGTTGGTTCTGCCCCCTGGCAGCCTGGTTCTGCAGAAATGGAGCAGGTGTATAGCAAAGAACATTATCCAGCCTTGTTGGTGTACTGAGAATGGGACCAAGTTTTGGGTACTGGTAGAAAAATTGCATGTTCTTTTTAGCCAGTGTGCCATTTTGCTCATATATGGTGGTGGTGTGGATAAGTGATTTAGGTCACTTAATGAATCACCATCAAAAGTATTAGCAAACGTGGTTTTAATATGAATTTATAAAAGTGCTATTTAACAAAGTTTGATGGCAAGGTTCACTCTATTTCTTACTACATGGATGAAACatacaaaagaaaatcaagTTAGAATTGATTTAGAATCATTTACACAGAGACCAAAGATGCAAAAGGGTAAAAGAGACCCTCCTGTTGAGTCACAAGGTTCATAGTGGACCCTCCTGGTTTCTAAACTCCTGACAGAGCTTAGGTGCAACTAGGTCCAATTTTAGTATCAGGCTTGGACAATGGTTTATGTCTAATGGAATTAGCTAGATGGATTTCATTAGTATTAATTCAGCATGCTATCAGTCATTTACCAAGCATCTGTTGTGAAATGAAGGGTATCTCCACCTCAGGTAAAGAATATCAAAAACTGAGACATCCCAGCTCAAGGGGAGAGTCACTGGTGTGCAGTCCAGTTGCAATTTAGAGAGAACTCAAATTTGACTCGTCCAATGATCTGTTGTTGTTAAAATTGTCTTTGCCTCCAGAAGCAACCTTGAGAGGCATCCCAGCTCAAGAGGAGACAACTGCCCTGTAGCCACGCTGCCTAGCAGGGAGAGCTCAAAGGTGGCTCACTTAATATTAATGGGATAAAGTGGTTGGCTCGTTGTCAAATTGCATATGATGGGAAAAGTATGCATGAGACTTCTTAAACCCACAACTTTCTTTGGTCCTTGATAAGTACATCTTGGAAAAATCACACACAATTCATGTGTTAATTGCACAATCATGTTTCAAGCTCAAATGCATTGATGGTCTCTGCTCCTTTGTGTTTCATAGAACTACAGCTCAGACCTTTACCTCGTTTGGAGCCTGTATCAAACTACTGCAGGTTTAGTTAAGGGGGTTGAGTGCATCCATCACAGGTGTATGAAATGAAGTGCTTTGAGAGTAGAAAAGAGGTATGTTTCCCTTACTCCTCATGGTCAAAAAAAATCTCTAGGCAATGACTTTAAAATTATCACTATCATTCGGTCAGCGTGTTACACTGAGCTTTGTGAACACGTAGAAGTCACAGTGGCAGAATAAAAAAGCTTACAATTATTATGAGATAGGACACATCCTTCTTGACATATAATCTGTTTTTATAGAGTgctgaaagaagaaattatCCTTATGATGTATATTTTATAACTTCACATAACTGTAATGTCTGCATCTCACATGTGGAAACCTGATCAGACCACAAGTCTCCCTAGTATAGTAGACTTATTCCCAGATCTCTCCCATAAAACCCTTCTTTCCCAGTTGTAGCAAATTCTGTTCACTGGTGCATAATGTTTATAGTCCTCCTTTTTGTGTGTTGTCCAACAGGTGCACCCAGACtacaaggaaacaaaaatacttACGGTAAGTTCCCAAATACCTGTGTGCTTGCATTGGATCATGTTTCTGAAAATCTCCAGAAGTAGTGTTTCTTTGAGTACAGAAAATCATAGGTGATGAGTAAACTGGGGGTAAAGGAAGCAATCTGCATGCTTCTGCTGAGGTACAGGGTTTGACTATATCATATGGTTGGGCACTGTAAGGTTTTCATCCACTCGTGGGAGAGGATCTATTGGAAAGAATCTGAGTTGTTGGTTGCTGTTTTGAGGGTTAAAAAAGTATGGTGGGAATCAGACTGTGCACTGCTTGGTTTCATCTGAACAGTGAGTAACTTCCCAAGGGCAGTCTAGAAAGCCTCTTGGATTAATTATATGGGGTATCCTGGTTCTGCACTAGCCAGAAACAGGATGAGGGGATGCAAGATGACCATCACCTCAGCCTCTGGATTTTCCCCTTTAGGTAACACACGAACATTTCCCAGTGTCTAAAGTGCCCAATAATATCAGCTGCACAAAGCAGTCAGGTGACCCTGCTCCTGAACTACAGCAGTCCCTCTCTGCTAGTGAGAGGCAGTGCATAGAGACAGTTGTCAACATGGGATATACGCCTGAGGATGTCCTGAAAGCCATGAAGAAGAAGGGGCAGAACATAGACCAGGTAAGAGCTTGTGCAGTGGGGAAGAAACCCTTGACTGGATGCTGATTCTGCTGAAAAACAAACCTAAGTTTGCAAAATGTATAGGGGGAATATATTTATTCTAACAAGGGGTTGCAGCCTGTAACTGCTGTGGCGTTAACCACTAGACAAGTTGTCAGCTGGTAATAAAGGCtcccaaaaccaaagaaaagagTGTCCAAACTTGTTTCTGATGAGAAACTAAGTCAACCACACCTGTGAGTGCTGGGTAAGAGCTGCACTGAGCTTGGGATGGGCCCTTAGCTCCATGTCAAGCTGGGAGAGGTACTGGGCCTTCCCAGAAGCCACAAAACCATCTAAAGGAAGCTTAGCATGGCTCTATGCCATGCTTAGTGCCATGTGACAAAAATCCAGCCAACTTCCCTTGTTCTGAGCATGGGTTGCAATGCTGATGTTGCTACTTATAGAGAGGGATTTTGCCCCTGAAGGCTTACAACATCCCTGAAAGCCTCTTGCAAGGCATGACTGACCAACTTTCTTTTGTGTGCTGTGTTGCTTCCTGCCTCATTGTGTTTCCTCAAACACTTGCTAAAACCAGGTCATTGAACATTAAGCTCTGCAGGGTGAAGTGTGACTCTGTGTCTTGGATCCCTTCAAACATTTTAAAGCAGGAAGAGTGTGACCAAACTTTCTGTGTGGGAAACCCTTGGTGAACTGTGTGCAGAGCATTGCCTGGCAGGACTGTGTCTGTTGCCTGGGGAGGAGGAGCGTCCCAGTGACTGCTTGTGGAGCTGATATGCTTGCCCACTACCTACATATTGAGAGCGATTTAAGCTGTGTGCTGGAGTGAACTGTAgtatcaaatgaaaaaaaatgtccCTTAGGATGTTGGTTTTAAATCCTGCTGTATTTGCAAGCTGTGTTCTTTTGTGGAGCTAGCATTACCTATCAGACATTTTCCCCCACCTCTCAAAATTGAGGACAGATAAATTTGGCAGTGGTTTCTGTGCATGTGAGCTGGGATTTGCAGCTCACTCACTAGTATGCTGAGTTGATCTTTAAAGGCTGAATGCTTTCAGATTGCATTAGCTCTTGTGACTGGCTGAGAAGAAGCTAAAAGCTGAGATATCTTGATTGTTGAATCTACAGTTTCATATTAAAAACTTGTAGTATAAAAAGCACAGTTAAACTTCTAAAAATTGGCTTGTGAGACTGTTTTGACTAGAGCAGATGATGTTCAGAGTTGGTAGAACACAGGAGGACAAAAGGGCTCATCTGCTTTCTCAGAACAAGTTCTTGCATAAAGACTGTCTCAGATCTACTAGGAAGATTTTTTATCTGAGTCCCTGGTGAAGCCTGGGGTAAAGTCATGCTGAGCCCCTCTGCATGTACAAAGACAGTATTCAGCCATGTGCTGCAGATGCTGCTCTGCAAGCttagtttcttttcttcattccccACAGGTTTTGGACTACCTGTTTGTACATGGACAGCTTTGTGAGAAGGGCTTTGATCCACTTCTTGTTGAAGCAGCTTTGGAAATGTACCAGTGTTCAGAGGAGAAGGTGAGGACACAATGTGTACAGGAATAGAGACAATGTTCAGTTCCTCTGGCTGATGTAATTCTGGCTTTTGTGGTAATGCCACCTTGTTTCCAAAACTGACTGCTGAAGGGCATTCCTGTTGTGATAAAGTGACTATGTGTTAAAGCATTAGAATTATACCATGTTCCTTTACCATTGTCACTTGCGTGCATTTTTATGGAGACAGGATTTTTTCAAGACCCTGCTTATTCTGGTTGCAATGTTTTGAACCCAGAGTTCTCTTGTGTGTGAGGTGCTTCCTACAGAAACAGTTCATTTCAGAAGCAGCAAATTATctttcaaaacctgccagccTCCCCTGGCGGTGAAATGTTTTAACTGTTTGGCTGTTTTACAAACACCAAAAGTACAGAGACAGGAGCAAGTAGCCAGCTCAGAAGACAGAAGGATCTTTTAAAGTTTGGCTGTCTGTTGTGTGCCCAGTTATTTTATGAAATCTTTAGAGGTGCAACCCAACCCCCCCGAGATAGAAAatagaagggtttgggttggaagggaccataaagatcatctagttcaaaCCACTCCCCCTTCCCCCATAGGCAGGGACATCTGGAAGGTGCTCAAAGCCCCAACTTTTCttggcaacctgttccagtgtctgaccaccttcacagtaaaacatttcttcctaatatctaacacaaacctaccctctttcagctgaaagccatccccccttgtcctatcactccatgcccttgtaaaTAATAATTTCCCAGCTCTCTTGTAGCCCCTTTAGGTATTTGAATGCTGCTACAaagtctccccagagccttgtCTTTTCAAGGCTGAGCAATCCCAACTCTCTCAGtctgtcttcataggagagatgctccacccCTCTGATTATtttcatggcctcctctggactcgtTCCAACAGGTTCACATCTTTCTTGTGCTTGGGACCCTAGATCTGGATGCAGTACTCCGGATGGAGTCTCActagagcagagcaggagaatCACCTCCTTTGACCTGCTGCTCACGCTGCTTTTGATGCAACCCAGGGTATACTTGGCTTTCTGGGGTGCAAGTGCACATTGCTGGGttatgtccagcctctc
Protein-coding sequences here:
- the LOC135289156 gene encoding ubiquitin-associated protein 1-like isoform X4, which codes for MAILGPFSYLDDVPFKIGDKFKTPAKVGLPIGFSLPDSSQLVREAQYDFSLEKKTIEWAEDIKKIEAAQREAEHKALEALAKSKAASEDITKMGFSEGPFSEVTPPPINPILASLQHNNILTPTPANSSAVKQKVLSPPHPKADFNPADFECEEDPFDKLELKTINDKEELKNILEIHIGTTRPIVAQLLDNTLPEVESESVLQDEKVLTSIERATLDFKPLHKPNGFINLPQLGNCEKMSLSSKVSLSPITSVSNIKSLSFPKLDSDESDQKSSKLMSTFHSTTCFSNDTLLSSLQTCAQSKTSELNGHHVVSLSDLNEDSGMETSTLSSSSRLPSLAASTVCTEESSQSTAIMVHPDYKETKILTVTHEHFPVSKVPNNISCTKQSGDPAPELQQSLSASERQCIETVVNMGYTPEDVLKAMKKKGQNIDQVLDYLFVHGQLCEKGFDPLLVEAALEMYQCSEEKMTELLQLMSQFKEMGFELKDINEVLLLHNNDQQKALEDLMARAGAN
- the LOC135289156 gene encoding ubiquitin-associated protein 1-like isoform X1; its protein translation is MASKKLGSESHEHACFLAVVLDPPYCFQFGSWSTLSSDGPFSYLDDVPFKIGDKFKTPAKVGLPIGFSLPDSSQLVREAQYDFSLEKKTIEWAEDIKKIEAAQREAEHKALEALAKSKAASEDITKMGFSEGPFSEVTPPPINPILASLQHNNILTPTPANSSAVKQKVLSPPHPKADFNPADFECEEDPFDKLELKTINDKEELKNILEIHIGTTRPIVAQLLDNTLPEVESESVLQDEKVLTSIERATLDFKPLHKPNGFINLPQLGNCEKMSLSSKVSLSPITSVSNIKSLSFPKLDSDESDQKSSKLMSTFHSTTCFSNDTLLSSLQTCAQSKTSELNGHHVVSLSDLNEDSGMETSTLSSSSRLPSLAASTVCTEESSQSTAIMVHPDYKETKILTVTHEHFPVSKVPNNISCTKQSGDPAPELQQSLSASERQCIETVVNMGYTPEDVLKAMKKKGQNIDQVLDYLFVHGQLCEKGFDPLLVEAALEMYQCSEEKMTELLQLMSQFKEMGFELKDINEVLLLHNNDQQKALEDLMARAGAN
- the LOC135289156 gene encoding ubiquitin-associated protein 1-like isoform X3, encoding MASKKLGSESHGPFSYLDDVPFKIGDKFKTPAKVGLPIGFSLPDSSQLVREAQYDFSLEKKTIEWAEDIKKIEAAQREAEHKALEALAKSKAASEDITKMGFSEGPFSEVTPPPINPILASLQHNNILTPTPANSSAVKQKVLSPPHPKADFNPADFECEEDPFDKLELKTINDKEELKNILEIHIGTTRPIVAQLLDNTLPEVESESVLQDEKVLTSIERATLDFKPLHKPNGFINLPQLGNCEKMSLSSKVSLSPITSVSNIKSLSFPKLDSDESDQKSSKLMSTFHSTTCFSNDTLLSSLQTCAQSKTSELNGHHVVSLSDLNEDSGMETSTLSSSSRLPSLAASTVCTEESSQSTAIMVHPDYKETKILTVTHEHFPVSKVPNNISCTKQSGDPAPELQQSLSASERQCIETVVNMGYTPEDVLKAMKKKGQNIDQVLDYLFVHGQLCEKGFDPLLVEAALEMYQCSEEKMTELLQLMSQFKEMGFELKDINEVLLLHNNDQQKALEDLMARAGAN
- the LOC135289156 gene encoding ubiquitin-associated protein 1-like isoform X2, whose product is MASKKLGSESHEHACFLAVVLDPPYCFQFGSWSTLSSDGPFSYLDDVPFKIGDKFKTPAKVGLPIGFSLPDSSQLVREAQYDFSLEKKTIEWAEDIKKIEAAQREAEHKALEALAKSKAASEDITKMGFSEGPFSEVTPPPINPILASLQHNNILTPTPANSSAVKQKVLSPPHPKADFNPADFECEEDPFDKLELKTINDKEELKNILEIHIGTTRPIVAQLLDNTLPEVESESVLQDEKVLTSIERATLDFKPLHKPNGFINLPQLGNCEKMSLSSKVSLSPITSVSNIKSLSFPKLDSDESDQKSSKLMSTFHSTTCFSNDTLLSSLQTCAQSKTSELNGHHVVSLSDLNEDSGMETSTLSSSSRLPSLAASTVCTEESSQSTAIMVHPDYKETKILTVTHEHFPVSKVPNNISCTKQSGDPAPELQQSLSASERQCIETVVNMGYTPEDVLKAMKKKGQNIDQVLDYLFVHGQLCEKGFDPLLVEAALEMYQCSEEKFFVSGFCKPVSGPKGISRDVKEEHLQSMDLLLKLSCLDLKQ